In Nostoc sp. CENA543, a single genomic region encodes these proteins:
- a CDS encoding MoaD/ThiS family protein: protein MCNSAISITVKLFAVYQETYGVPELVLEFPYGTPVSAVCDRLISEHPELAKWREITRFGINLIFVQPDTVLQNGDEVVLIPPVSGG from the coding sequence ATGTGCAATTCTGCCATCAGCATTACTGTCAAGTTGTTCGCTGTCTATCAAGAAACTTATGGAGTACCAGAACTAGTGTTAGAGTTTCCCTATGGTACACCTGTGAGTGCTGTGTGCGATCGCCTGATTAGCGAACACCCAGAATTAGCCAAATGGCGCGAAATCACCCGCTTCGGCATTAATTTAATCTTTGTCCAACCAGATACAGTCTTACAAAATGGCGATGAAGTGGTGTTAATTCCACCCGTTAGCGGTGGATAG
- a CDS encoding ATP-dependent Clp protease proteolytic subunit, whose amino-acid sequence MERSPIKAVQASYYGDNLYRTPPPDLPSLLLKERIVYLGMPLVSPDEYKRQMGVDVTKLIIAQLLYLKFDNPDKPIFFYINSTGTSWYTGDAIGYETEAFAICDTINYIKTPVHTICIGQAIGTAALILASGTKGFRASLPHATIVLNQPRSGTRGQATDIQIYAKEVLANKAAILDIFSKNTGQTPEKIAKDTERMFYLTPQQAKEYGLIDRVLDSMKDLPKPLPMMA is encoded by the coding sequence ATGGAAAGATCCCCCATTAAGGCTGTGCAAGCCTCTTACTACGGAGACAACCTCTACCGCACACCACCACCAGATTTACCCTCCCTACTCCTCAAAGAACGCATAGTTTATTTGGGAATGCCTCTGGTATCCCCAGATGAGTATAAGCGTCAAATGGGTGTGGATGTCACCAAGCTGATTATTGCCCAGTTACTCTATTTGAAATTTGATAACCCAGATAAACCGATATTTTTCTACATCAACTCCACGGGGACATCTTGGTACACAGGGGATGCGATCGGCTACGAAACAGAAGCCTTTGCCATTTGCGACACCATCAACTATATCAAGACACCTGTGCATACAATTTGCATCGGTCAAGCAATTGGCACAGCCGCACTGATTTTAGCATCTGGTACTAAAGGCTTCCGAGCTAGTTTACCTCATGCCACCATCGTACTGAACCAACCCCGAAGCGGCACACGGGGTCAAGCAACCGATATTCAAATCTACGCCAAGGAAGTGTTAGCCAATAAAGCTGCTATCTTGGATATTTTCTCCAAAAACACGGGTCAAACCCCTGAAAAAATTGCCAAAGACACGGAACGGATGTTCTATCTGACCCCCCAACAAGCCAAGGAATATGGACTGATAGACCGCGTTTTAGACAGTATGAAAGACCTACCCAAGCCCTTACCCATGATGGCTTAA
- a CDS encoding ATP-dependent Clp protease proteolytic subunit: MPVDAALRVPYNIPGSTSWQWVNIYTRMAQERILFLNQPLTTDLANFLISFMLYLDSEDQSKPIYFYINSLGDPVMAGMSNEMAGMESIKACLAIYDTMQYIKSEIVTICLGQAVGMAALILSSGAKGKRVSLPHTSIALTQFRSATRGQATDIQVNAEEVLQKRALIFDIFSQNTGQSKEKIAKDSERIFYMTPQQAKEYGLIDRVLESTKQLPKPTPA; the protein is encoded by the coding sequence ATGCCTGTTGATGCAGCACTTCGGGTGCCTTATAACATTCCTGGTAGTACCTCCTGGCAATGGGTAAATATTTATACTCGTATGGCTCAAGAACGGATTCTCTTCTTGAACCAGCCACTTACTACCGACCTGGCAAATTTCCTCATTTCCTTCATGCTGTATCTTGACTCAGAGGATCAAAGTAAACCAATCTACTTCTACATCAATTCCTTGGGTGATCCTGTCATGGCTGGTATGAGCAATGAAATGGCGGGAATGGAGTCGATCAAAGCTTGTCTGGCAATTTATGACACCATGCAATACATCAAGTCAGAAATTGTCACCATTTGTCTGGGTCAAGCAGTCGGCATGGCAGCCTTGATTTTATCATCGGGAGCTAAAGGGAAACGAGTCAGCCTACCCCACACAAGTATTGCTCTTACCCAATTCCGCAGCGCAACTCGTGGTCAAGCGACAGACATTCAAGTGAATGCGGAAGAAGTGTTGCAAAAAAGAGCCTTAATTTTTGACATTTTCTCCCAAAACACAGGGCAGTCAAAGGAAAAAATCGCTAAAGATAGTGAGCGAATTTTCTACATGACTCCCCAACAAGCCAAAGAATACGGATTAATTGACCGCGTCCTGGAAAGTACCAAACAATTACCAAAACCCACTCCAGCGTGA
- a CDS encoding DUF11 domain-containing protein, with protein MNRSPTNQQKRKKIQNIKSFTTSAALCVGILGISIQTVQAEGSRSLYPASSPGTASRANLEWRTEQTGNLITRRTLLKVYAQAGEYILLGSSAVGVTRTVLGVTTTGDIYVYDPGLVKGQIGSETFPNSPSFQCTSQTGKGKITSRTQELAGPKSIDGTGNTNGYTPCYYQAPSTGIYDVVIFGPAGFNASGDGSVTAEIGLTGAGNFDSTQGSGVAAWDVTVRSSTSSTIDSTGRLFSYYLALFTANNGRPVYATVYPVTTDGYRYRTELRGLDPNGFILYGNEVGFFDSDGVSTLYRNVVGTNGNVSNIQGGASLARPQFPTFFNLLDPNALTYINRYDRFGAFQSTGITTAPVAPIVGSASFVGNLSGNNSKVGNGGTFSFNSTVTGAYEIVIKGSGSTDFDPKNPKNRVIRGYMNSSGTQTTTWDGRDNAGNFFPVGKNYQFTIRINAGEYHFPVLDAENNYYGGPTVTLLNAPASYPADLPGFGPTTGFYDDRVYKTKNGTIVHIGATQADIDNNNPLCGVGAPTIRFSNQITGFDTSTNQRAFGQITGGNTNTVCTGSFGDTKGLDQWTFFPSVAANNFLNIVSPDLTISKTHTPTDFVKGGTGTYVITVPNSGGDATNATQVTVTDTLPTGIIPTAASGTGWSCTISGQIVACTRSDVLAAGSSYPNISINVSIDVNIAATSVTNMATVSGGGDGDNTNNTSPPDVANIVTSSSTSNLILVKRITRINNQDYITTVNGRSDVSPDDDQYVASPRDTDDDDTKWPSGYLRGLIHARNVKPGDELEYTIYFLSNGQNNATNVRFCDLVPNNLTFLQTAFNKQTPNDGGLASADQGIVLSIGSNTVFLSNAADSDRGTFYPANDPNTPSFCSSSNINGAVVVNITRNPDLPNLPQATGAGTPTNSYGFVRFRAKVK; from the coding sequence GCTAACTTAGAATGGCGGACAGAACAGACAGGTAACTTAATCACAAGAAGAACATTATTAAAAGTTTATGCTCAAGCAGGTGAATACATCCTACTAGGTTCTAGTGCTGTGGGTGTCACTCGCACTGTTTTGGGTGTCACAACTACTGGCGATATCTATGTTTACGACCCTGGATTAGTCAAAGGTCAGATAGGTAGTGAAACTTTTCCTAATTCACCGAGTTTTCAATGCACTTCTCAAACTGGAAAAGGAAAGATCACTAGCAGAACCCAAGAATTAGCTGGTCCGAAAAGCATCGATGGCACAGGTAATACTAACGGGTATACGCCTTGTTACTATCAAGCCCCCTCTACTGGCATTTATGATGTTGTCATCTTTGGCCCAGCAGGATTTAATGCTAGTGGTGATGGTAGTGTCACAGCAGAGATAGGTTTAACTGGTGCTGGTAATTTTGACTCTACTCAAGGCAGTGGTGTGGCTGCTTGGGATGTCACCGTTCGGAGTAGTACCAGTTCTACAATAGATTCAACTGGGCGTTTATTTTCTTACTATTTAGCATTATTTACAGCAAATAATGGCAGGCCAGTTTATGCAACTGTTTATCCCGTTACTACAGACGGTTATAGATATAGAACAGAACTTAGAGGTTTAGACCCCAACGGTTTTATTCTGTATGGTAACGAGGTTGGTTTTTTTGATAGTGATGGTGTTTCAACTTTGTACCGTAACGTTGTTGGTACTAACGGTAACGTATCTAATATCCAAGGTGGTGCATCCTTAGCACGTCCGCAATTTCCCACATTTTTTAACCTGCTTGATCCTAACGCTTTGACTTATATTAATCGTTATGACCGCTTTGGTGCTTTCCAGAGTACTGGGATTACTACTGCACCTGTTGCTCCCATCGTCGGTAGTGCTAGTTTTGTGGGTAATTTGTCTGGTAATAACAGTAAAGTCGGTAATGGTGGTACTTTTAGCTTCAATAGTACTGTCACAGGTGCATACGAAATAGTGATCAAAGGCAGTGGTAGCACAGATTTTGACCCAAAAAACCCCAAAAACCGCGTAATTAGGGGTTATATGAACTCATCGGGAACGCAAACCACCACTTGGGATGGTAGAGATAATGCTGGCAATTTCTTTCCTGTGGGGAAAAACTATCAATTTACTATCAGAATTAATGCTGGGGAATATCACTTTCCGGTATTAGATGCAGAAAATAATTACTACGGTGGACCAACAGTCACTTTACTCAATGCTCCAGCTTCATATCCTGCTGATTTACCAGGCTTTGGCCCCACCACAGGTTTTTATGATGACCGAGTATATAAAACTAAAAATGGCACTATCGTCCATATAGGAGCAACACAAGCTGATATTGATAATAATAATCCTCTTTGCGGTGTGGGCGCACCTACTATTAGATTCAGTAATCAAATTACAGGATTTGATACTAGCACCAATCAGCGTGCTTTTGGGCAAATTACTGGTGGTAACACCAATACAGTTTGTACAGGTTCATTTGGAGACACCAAAGGTTTAGATCAATGGACATTCTTTCCTAGTGTTGCGGCTAATAATTTTCTTAATATCGTCAGTCCTGATTTAACAATTAGTAAAACGCATACACCAACTGATTTTGTTAAGGGTGGTACAGGTACTTATGTGATCACCGTCCCGAACTCTGGCGGTGATGCGACTAATGCGACTCAAGTCACAGTTACAGATACTCTCCCAACAGGGATTATTCCCACAGCCGCGTCAGGAACAGGATGGAGTTGTACAATTTCAGGACAAATTGTAGCTTGCACTCGTAGCGATGTTTTAGCCGCAGGTAGCAGTTATCCTAATATCAGCATTAATGTGTCTATTGATGTTAATATTGCAGCTACTAGTGTGACTAATATGGCAACTGTATCTGGTGGTGGTGATGGTGATAATACTAATAATACCAGTCCTCCTGATGTTGCTAATATTGTTACTTCTAGTTCAACGTCTAATCTGATTCTAGTCAAACGGATTACGCGCATTAACAACCAAGATTACATCACTACTGTCAATGGACGCAGTGATGTTAGTCCCGATGATGATCAATATGTAGCTTCACCACGTGATACTGATGATGATGATACCAAATGGCCAAGTGGTTACTTACGGGGCTTAATTCATGCTAGGAATGTGAAACCAGGGGATGAATTAGAGTACACTATCTATTTTCTTTCTAATGGTCAAAATAATGCCACTAATGTCCGTTTTTGTGATTTAGTGCCTAATAATCTGACTTTTCTGCAAACAGCTTTTAATAAGCAAACTCCTAATGATGGTGGTTTAGCTAGTGCAGATCAAGGAATTGTCTTGAGTATAGGTTCAAATACAGTCTTTTTAAGTAATGCAGCTGATAGCGATCGCGGCACTTTTTATCCAGCCAATGACCCCAATACACCAAGTTTCTGCTCTAGTAGTAATATTAATGGTGCTGTAGTGGTCAATATCACCCGCAATCCAGACTTGCCCAATCTACCCCAAGCCACTGGTGCCGGCACACCAACAAATTCCTATGGTTTTGTTCGCTTCCGTGCCAAAGTCAAGTAG
- a CDS encoding Rieske 2Fe-2S domain-containing protein, producing MSSEFNFFQHWYPVSPIEDIDPQIPTPVMILGLRLVIWKPKSSDTYRVFLDQCPHRLAPLSEGRVDDKTGNLMCSYHGWQFDAEGVCTHIPQAEKPEIVVKNQDNFCVQALPVRQANDLLWVWPDIHSPELAEQTPLPLSPQIDASQGFVWSSFVRDLAYDWQTLVENVADPSHVPFAHHGVQGNRDKATPIPLEILQSTPELIEAFMNRGFKSTITFEPPCRLEYGMSFGNEGKRLGLITYCIPVSPGKSRIVAQFSRNFAKSLHRLIPRWWDHLYNRNPVLDGDMILLCQQEQILQQKQSRESWKTAYRMPTNADRLVIEFRKWFDKYCQGRVPWQEVGMNVVDDSTINYDRSLVLDRYKQHTQHCSSCRNALKNIKRSQFFLMAYFATAVAIAAILPDSLRLNLGLPLAISGLFSLTVYAWLKFKLIPQFYFVDYIHAKR from the coding sequence ATGTCATCAGAATTCAATTTTTTTCAGCATTGGTACCCTGTATCACCTATTGAAGATATAGATCCCCAAATACCCACCCCTGTGATGATTTTGGGGTTGCGTTTGGTGATCTGGAAGCCTAAATCCTCCGATACCTACCGAGTATTTTTAGATCAATGTCCCCATCGCCTCGCACCTTTAAGCGAGGGGCGCGTTGACGACAAAACAGGAAATTTAATGTGTAGTTACCACGGTTGGCAATTTGATGCTGAAGGCGTTTGTACCCACATTCCCCAAGCAGAGAAGCCAGAAATTGTGGTGAAAAACCAAGATAATTTTTGTGTGCAAGCCTTGCCAGTCCGACAAGCAAATGATTTACTTTGGGTTTGGCCAGATATTCATTCCCCAGAATTAGCCGAGCAAACACCTTTACCTTTATCGCCGCAAATAGATGCTAGTCAAGGCTTTGTTTGGAGTTCGTTTGTACGAGATTTAGCCTATGATTGGCAAACTCTTGTAGAAAATGTTGCCGATCCTAGTCATGTACCTTTTGCTCATCATGGAGTGCAAGGGAATCGCGACAAAGCAACACCTATTCCTCTGGAAATTTTGCAGTCTACACCCGAATTAATTGAAGCCTTTATGAATAGAGGGTTTAAAAGCACAATTACCTTTGAGCCACCTTGTCGTTTAGAGTATGGGATGAGCTTTGGTAATGAAGGAAAACGGCTAGGATTGATTACTTATTGTATTCCTGTATCTCCAGGTAAATCTCGTATTGTGGCTCAATTTAGCCGTAATTTTGCGAAAAGTCTGCACCGTTTAATACCTCGGTGGTGGGATCACCTCTACAACCGGAACCCTGTTTTAGATGGAGATATGATTTTGCTATGTCAACAAGAGCAAATTCTCCAGCAAAAACAATCACGGGAAAGCTGGAAAACGGCGTACCGAATGCCCACAAATGCAGATCGTTTAGTGATCGAGTTTCGCAAGTGGTTTGATAAGTATTGTCAGGGAAGAGTACCTTGGCAAGAAGTGGGTATGAATGTTGTAGACGACTCGACTATTAATTACGATCGCTCTCTAGTATTAGACCGTTACAAACAACATACTCAGCATTGTAGTAGTTGCCGTAATGCCTTGAAAAATATCAAGCGATCGCAATTCTTTCTCATGGCATATTTTGCCACTGCCGTTGCTATTGCGGCTATTCTTCCCGATAGCCTCAGATTAAATTTAGGTTTACCCCTAGCAATTAGCGGATTATTCAGCCTTACCGTTTACGCCTGGTTAAAATTCAAGCTAATTCCGCAATTTTACTTTGTAGACTACATTCACGCAAAAAGGTAG
- a CDS encoding J domain-containing protein, translating to MDLGDCYRLLGLRSGASFSDIKTSYRRLAQQYHPDINPGDKKAKDKFIALTEAYRYLLTVVPPEETPIKTQRSPTVGRSSSSNVGASSPPTNPSPRTEAKTTTTETATTATATTEKPPTSQPPNIAEIEQRLKWKTYEQLQRFLRERRFPQAIALAEALAARLPKDAEVRQWQAIAYQIWGRALINENQLLKARVYLKKALKTDPHNKALWEEVQRDFQKLEQIF from the coding sequence ATGGATCTCGGAGATTGCTACCGTTTATTGGGTTTAAGGTCGGGGGCCTCTTTTTCCGACATTAAAACCTCTTACCGACGATTGGCGCAGCAATATCACCCAGATATTAATCCTGGTGATAAGAAAGCGAAAGATAAATTTATTGCCTTGACTGAGGCATATAGATATTTATTGACTGTCGTTCCCCCAGAAGAGACACCCATAAAAACACAGCGATCGCCTACCGTGGGGCGCAGCTCATCGTCTAATGTGGGCGCATCATCACCGCCTACTAATCCATCTCCACGCACAGAAGCCAAAACCACTACAACGGAAACAGCCACTACAGCCACCGCTACCACGGAAAAACCACCAACCAGTCAACCGCCGAACATTGCGGAAATCGAACAAAGGCTAAAGTGGAAGACATACGAACAACTACAGCGATTTTTAAGAGAAAGACGATTTCCCCAAGCGATCGCCCTAGCTGAAGCCTTAGCCGCACGTTTACCCAAAGACGCAGAAGTCCGTCAATGGCAAGCGATCGCCTATCAAATTTGGGGACGCGCCCTCATTAATGAAAACCAACTCCTCAAAGCCAGAGTGTATCTCAAAAAAGCCTTGAAAACCGACCCCCACAACAAAGCCTTGTGGGAAGAAGTACAACGCGATTTTCAAAAATTGGAGCAGATATTTTAG
- a CDS encoding ATP-dependent Clp protease proteolytic subunit: MPIGIPKVPYRLPGGNYEQWIDLEDRLFRERIIFLTEEVDDGIANAIVAYLLYLDSDDQTKPIYLYINSPGGSVTAGLAIYDTMQYIKSEVVTICVGLAASMGSFLLAAGSKGKRLALPHSRIMIHQPSGGTRGQATDIQIEAAEIVRIRHQLNQIYADNTGQALAKIEKDMDRDFFMSAQEAKEYGLIDRVIDERV; the protein is encoded by the coding sequence ATGCCTATTGGTATTCCCAAAGTTCCGTATCGCCTTCCCGGCGGCAATTATGAGCAATGGATTGATCTCGAAGATCGTCTATTTCGGGAACGCATTATTTTCTTGACAGAAGAAGTAGATGATGGTATTGCTAATGCGATCGTCGCTTACTTACTTTATTTAGATTCTGATGATCAGACAAAGCCAATTTATTTGTATATCAATTCTCCTGGTGGATCTGTAACTGCTGGCTTGGCAATCTATGACACCATGCAGTACATTAAATCCGAAGTGGTGACAATTTGCGTCGGGTTAGCAGCTTCTATGGGTTCTTTCCTCTTAGCGGCTGGTTCAAAAGGTAAACGCTTGGCTTTACCCCACTCCCGAATCATGATTCATCAACCTTCCGGTGGGACTCGTGGACAAGCAACCGATATCCAAATTGAAGCGGCGGAAATTGTCAGAATTCGTCATCAGCTAAACCAAATTTATGCTGACAACACAGGTCAAGCTTTAGCCAAAATTGAAAAAGACATGGATCGGGACTTTTTCATGTCTGCTCAAGAAGCCAAAGAATATGGTCTAATCGATCGCGTAATTGACGAGCGCGTGTAA